In Micromonospora purpureochromogenes, a single window of DNA contains:
- a CDS encoding 5-oxoprolinase subunit C family protein, with amino-acid sequence MAAGRADRVDPVRRARRPAGPAHPGHPGPAGGRVTDLIEVRRAGPLTTVQDLGRLGYAHLGVPRSGALDPAALALANRLVGNPVSAAGLEITLTGCELRPTRAVTVAVTGADADVRVGRRPGDVGRALAVPAGAVLRIGPARDGLRNWLAVSGGIAVEPVLGSRATDTLSGLGPPPVRDGDRLPLGPWPGPPPPVDVTVGRPPTGELRLTLRPGPRADWFTPDALDRLFGTPYTVSPVGDRVGARLTGAPLPRSVAGELPSEGIVLGAVQVPADGQPLVFLADHPTTGGYPVIGVVDDVTALAQGRPGTTVRFHGPQR; translated from the coding sequence ATGGCTGCTGGTCGGGCGGACCGAGTTGACCCTGTTCGACGTGCGCGCCGACCCGCCGGCCCGGCTCACCCCGGGCACCCGGGTCCGGCTGGTGGCCGCGTGACCGACCTGATCGAGGTACGCCGGGCCGGCCCGCTCACCACCGTCCAGGACCTCGGCCGGCTTGGGTACGCGCATCTCGGCGTACCCCGGTCGGGGGCGCTCGACCCGGCGGCGCTGGCGCTGGCCAACCGCCTGGTGGGGAACCCGGTCTCCGCCGCCGGCCTGGAGATCACCCTGACCGGCTGCGAGCTGCGGCCGACCCGCGCCGTCACGGTCGCGGTGACCGGGGCCGACGCCGACGTCCGGGTGGGCCGGCGACCGGGCGACGTGGGCCGGGCGCTCGCCGTGCCGGCCGGCGCGGTGCTGCGGATTGGGCCGGCCCGCGACGGGCTGCGCAACTGGCTGGCGGTCAGCGGCGGGATCGCCGTCGAGCCGGTGCTCGGCAGCCGGGCCACCGACACCCTCTCCGGCCTCGGCCCACCCCCGGTACGCGACGGCGACCGCCTCCCGCTCGGCCCGTGGCCCGGGCCGCCGCCACCGGTGGACGTGACCGTCGGCCGGCCCCCGACCGGCGAACTGCGGCTGACCCTGCGCCCCGGGCCGCGGGCCGACTGGTTCACCCCGGACGCGCTCGACCGGCTGTTCGGCACCCCGTACACGGTCAGCCCGGTGGGCGACCGGGTCGGCGCGCGACTGACCGGCGCGCCGCTGCCCCGCTCGGTGGCCGGTGAACTGCCCAGCGAGGGGATCGTGCTCGGCGCGGTGCAGGTGCCGGCCGACGGCCAGCCGCTGGTCTTCCTGGCCGACCACCCCACCACCGGCGGGTACCCCGTCATCGGCGTGGTGGACGACGTGACCGCACTCGCGCAGGGCCGGCCAGGGACTACGGTGAGGTTCCATGGACCTCAACGCTGA
- a CDS encoding 5-oxoprolinase subunit B family protein: MRIRPVGRHALLLDCDDPGQVEAWRAELWRRRAAGELTAVEIVPAAATVLLDGVPDPAAVAARIAGWTPRPVAAQAAAAQVEVPTVYDGEDLPVVARHWGVTVPEVVRRLRETAFRVAFCGFAPGFAYLTGLPPEWAVPRLPSPRTRVPAGSVALAGPYAGIYPTASPGGWLLVGRTELTLFDVRADPPARLTPGTRVRLVAA; encoded by the coding sequence ATGCGGATCCGACCCGTCGGCCGACACGCCCTCCTGCTCGACTGCGACGACCCCGGCCAGGTGGAGGCGTGGCGTGCCGAGCTGTGGCGCCGCCGCGCCGCCGGTGAGCTGACCGCTGTCGAGATCGTCCCGGCCGCGGCGACCGTCCTGCTCGACGGCGTACCGGACCCGGCGGCCGTCGCCGCGCGGATCGCCGGCTGGACCCCCCGGCCGGTCGCCGCCCAGGCCGCCGCCGCCCAGGTCGAGGTCCCCACCGTGTACGACGGGGAGGACCTGCCCGTCGTCGCCCGGCACTGGGGCGTGACCGTGCCCGAGGTGGTGCGACGGCTGCGGGAGACCGCGTTCCGGGTGGCGTTCTGCGGCTTCGCGCCCGGGTTCGCGTACCTGACCGGACTGCCGCCGGAGTGGGCGGTGCCCCGGCTGCCCAGCCCGCGTACCCGGGTGCCGGCCGGGTCGGTGGCGCTCGCCGGGCCGTACGCGGGGATCTACCCGACCGCCTCGCCGGGCGGATGGCTGCTGGTCGGGCGGACCGAGTTGACCCTGTTCGACGTGCGCGCCGACCCGCCGGCCCGGCTCACCCCGGGCACCCGGGTCCGGCTGGTGGCCGCGTGA
- the trhA gene encoding PAQR family membrane homeostasis protein TrhA: MTTSAPLRLKPVDIGKPRMRGWLHTYAFFVALVCGIVLCAIAATRPGWAPLVSCLIYSLTVCGLFGTSALYHRRVWSERGYQIMRRLDHSMIFVFIAGTYTPFCALLLDRRMATIMLSVVWGGALAGVALKLVWPHAPRWVSAPLYLALGWVSVAMLPQILHEGGVTALVLLAVGGAIYSVGAIFYALRRPNPWPTVFGHHEFFHACTLLAALCHHIAIYFALFA, encoded by the coding sequence GTGACCACCTCCGCACCGCTCCGGCTCAAGCCGGTCGACATCGGGAAGCCCCGGATGCGCGGCTGGCTGCACACCTACGCCTTCTTCGTCGCGCTCGTCTGCGGCATCGTCCTGTGCGCGATCGCGGCCACCCGGCCGGGCTGGGCCCCCCTGGTGAGCTGCCTGATCTACAGCCTCACCGTCTGCGGGCTCTTCGGCACCAGCGCCCTCTACCACCGGCGGGTGTGGTCCGAGCGGGGCTACCAGATCATGCGCCGGCTGGACCATTCGATGATCTTCGTGTTCATCGCCGGCACCTACACGCCGTTCTGCGCGCTGCTGCTCGACCGCCGGATGGCCACCATCATGCTCAGCGTGGTCTGGGGCGGGGCGCTGGCCGGCGTGGCGCTGAAGCTGGTCTGGCCGCACGCGCCCCGCTGGGTGTCCGCGCCGCTCTACCTGGCGCTCGGCTGGGTCTCGGTGGCGATGCTGCCGCAGATCCTGCACGAGGGCGGGGTGACCGCGCTGGTCCTGCTCGCCGTCGGCGGCGCGATCTACAGCGTCGGCGCGATCTTCTACGCCCTGCGCCGGCCCAACCCGTGGCCCACCGTCTTCGGCCACCACGAGTTCTTCCACGCCTGCACCCTGCTCGCGGCGCTCTGCCACCACATCGCCATCTACTTCGCGCTCTTCGCCTGA
- a CDS encoding DUF6458 family protein gives MGIGASIFLIALGAIFAFAIDANLGWLNLNVVGWVLMLAGVAGLLTTLYFWNTRRRTVVATPVREDRVVADRVVPVQDDRVVREEYREVRRPGYPT, from the coding sequence ATGGGCATCGGTGCCAGCATCTTCCTCATCGCGCTGGGCGCGATCTTCGCGTTCGCCATCGACGCGAACCTGGGATGGCTCAACCTGAACGTCGTCGGCTGGGTGCTGATGCTCGCCGGCGTCGCCGGGCTGCTCACCACCCTCTACTTCTGGAACACCCGCCGCCGCACCGTGGTGGCCACCCCGGTGCGCGAGGACCGGGTGGTGGCCGACCGGGTCGTGCCGGTGCAGGATGACCGGGTGGTGCGGGAGGAGTACCGCGAGGTGCGCCGCCCCGGCTACCCGACCTGA
- a CDS encoding SixA phosphatase family protein, translated as MTDAHAEERTLVLLRHAKAELPAGDAPDVERRLTARGHADSAAAGAWLARHGLLPEVVLCSSSRRTRQTWHDVAMGMTGSPPEGGPAGSSPVVRYEPTAYEAPPQELLALVRAAEPTARTVLLIAHNPGISLLSALLDPERADPEGLRTTDLVVHRTATPWADLAPGGAAIVNRHTARG; from the coding sequence ATGACGGACGCCCACGCCGAGGAACGGACCCTGGTGCTGCTCCGGCACGCCAAGGCGGAACTACCCGCCGGGGACGCACCGGACGTCGAACGCCGCCTGACCGCGCGCGGGCACGCCGATTCGGCCGCCGCCGGAGCCTGGCTGGCCCGGCACGGCCTGCTGCCCGAGGTGGTGCTCTGTTCGTCGTCCCGACGCACCCGGCAGACCTGGCACGACGTGGCGATGGGCATGACGGGGTCCCCGCCGGAAGGCGGACCGGCGGGGTCGTCACCCGTGGTGCGCTACGAGCCGACCGCGTACGAGGCGCCGCCGCAGGAGCTGCTCGCCCTGGTCCGGGCGGCCGAACCGACGGCCCGGACGGTCCTGCTGATCGCCCACAATCCCGGCATCTCGCTGCTGTCGGCGCTGCTCGACCCGGAACGGGCGGACCCCGAGGGGCTGCGGACCACCGACCTGGTGGTGCACCGGACCGCGACGCCCTGGGCGGACCTGGCACCGGGCGGCGCGGCGATCGTGAACCGCCACACCGCCCGCGGCTGA
- a CDS encoding DUF6458 family protein: protein MGIGSGIFLIALGAIMAFAIRANVWWIDLRAVGWVFILAGLAVLLTTLWFWQDRRKRARTLIVEENRLSHPTAMMPPPPDPPPPTAPPS from the coding sequence ATGGGCATTGGTAGCGGAATCTTTCTCATCGCGCTGGGCGCGATCATGGCCTTCGCCATCCGGGCCAACGTCTGGTGGATCGACCTGCGCGCGGTCGGCTGGGTCTTCATCCTGGCCGGGCTGGCCGTACTGCTCACCACGCTCTGGTTCTGGCAGGACCGGCGCAAGCGGGCACGCACGCTGATCGTGGAGGAGAACCGCCTCTCCCATCCGACCGCGATGATGCCGCCGCCGCCCGACCCGCCGCCGCCCACCGCGCCGCCGTCCTGA
- a CDS encoding acyl-CoA dehydrogenase produces MTHYKSNLRDLEFNLFEVFGADRTFGQEPYSDLDVDTARSFLSEVDRLAREDLAASYTDSDRNPPVFDPATHTAPLPESFKKSYQAFMDSEFWRLDLPDSLGGTNAPRALWWSLAELVLGSNAPVWMYASGPSFAHVLHVEGTEQQKKWARLFIDKQWGSTMVLTEPDAGSDVGAGRTRAVQQPDGTWHIEGVKRFITSGEHDLSDNIVHYVLARPVGVEGVGGPGTKGLSLFVVPKYHFDENTGELGERNGVFATNVEHKMGLKVSNTCEVTFGEHGVPAKGWLLGEKHDGIRQMFMIIEYARMMVGTKAIATLSTGYLNALEYAKNRVQGADLIQQADKTAPRVTITHHPDVRRSLLLQKSYAEGLRALVCYTASWQDKIAIAEAAGDEKATKLAKRVNDLLLPLVKGVGSERAYELLGHESLQTFGGSGFLQDYPLEQYVRDAKIDTLYEGTTAIQSLDLIFRKIVRDNGKALMAVAGEIQEFIATEGGNGQLKEERQALGKALAEIQTMLGVMTGWLGEAQGGDTRSLYKVGLSSRRFLLAIGDLVVAWLLQKQADVALRALAGEVSAADKAFYTGKVAAARFFAREVLPRIGSDRRIIEGADLEIMDLPEEAF; encoded by the coding sequence ATGACCCACTACAAGAGCAACCTTCGGGACCTCGAGTTCAATCTGTTCGAGGTCTTCGGGGCGGACCGGACGTTCGGCCAGGAGCCGTACTCGGACCTGGACGTCGACACCGCCCGCAGCTTCCTCTCCGAGGTCGACCGCCTGGCCCGCGAGGACCTCGCGGCCAGCTACACGGACAGCGACCGCAACCCGCCGGTCTTCGACCCGGCCACGCACACCGCGCCGCTGCCGGAGTCGTTCAAGAAGTCGTACCAGGCGTTCATGGACTCCGAGTTCTGGCGGCTGGACCTCCCCGACTCCCTCGGCGGCACCAACGCCCCGCGGGCGCTCTGGTGGTCCCTCGCCGAGCTGGTGCTCGGCTCCAACGCCCCGGTCTGGATGTACGCCTCCGGCCCGTCCTTCGCGCACGTGCTGCACGTCGAGGGCACCGAGCAGCAGAAGAAGTGGGCGCGGCTCTTCATCGACAAGCAGTGGGGCTCCACCATGGTGCTCACCGAGCCGGACGCCGGCTCGGACGTGGGCGCCGGCCGGACCCGCGCTGTCCAGCAGCCGGACGGCACGTGGCACATCGAGGGCGTCAAGCGCTTCATCACCTCCGGTGAGCACGACCTGAGCGACAACATCGTCCACTACGTGCTGGCCCGTCCGGTCGGCGTCGAGGGCGTCGGCGGCCCGGGCACCAAGGGCCTGTCGCTCTTCGTGGTGCCGAAGTACCACTTCGACGAGAACACCGGCGAGCTGGGCGAGCGCAACGGCGTCTTCGCCACCAACGTCGAGCACAAGATGGGCCTGAAGGTCTCCAACACCTGCGAGGTGACCTTCGGTGAGCACGGCGTGCCGGCGAAGGGTTGGCTGCTGGGTGAGAAGCACGACGGCATCCGGCAGATGTTCATGATCATCGAGTACGCCCGGATGATGGTCGGCACCAAGGCGATCGCCACCCTCTCCACCGGCTACCTGAACGCCCTGGAGTACGCCAAGAACCGGGTGCAGGGCGCCGATCTGATCCAGCAGGCCGACAAGACCGCCCCGCGGGTGACCATCACCCACCACCCGGACGTGCGCCGCTCGCTGCTGCTGCAGAAGTCGTACGCCGAGGGCCTGCGCGCGCTGGTCTGCTACACCGCCAGCTGGCAGGACAAGATCGCCATCGCCGAGGCGGCCGGCGACGAGAAGGCCACCAAGCTGGCCAAGCGGGTCAACGACCTGCTCCTCCCGCTGGTCAAGGGCGTCGGCTCGGAGCGCGCGTACGAGCTGCTGGGTCACGAGTCGCTGCAGACCTTCGGCGGCTCCGGCTTCCTCCAGGACTACCCGCTGGAGCAGTACGTCCGCGACGCCAAGATCGACACCCTGTACGAGGGCACCACCGCGATCCAGAGCCTCGACCTGATCTTCCGGAAGATCGTCCGGGACAACGGCAAGGCCCTGATGGCGGTCGCCGGCGAGATTCAGGAGTTCATCGCCACCGAGGGCGGCAACGGTCAGCTCAAGGAGGAGCGGCAGGCGCTGGGCAAGGCGCTCGCCGAGATCCAGACCATGCTCGGCGTGATGACCGGCTGGCTCGGCGAGGCGCAGGGCGGCGACACCCGCAGCCTCTACAAGGTCGGCCTGAGCAGCCGCCGCTTCCTGCTGGCCATCGGTGACCTGGTCGTCGCCTGGCTGCTGCAGAAGCAGGCGGACGTGGCCCTGCGCGCCCTGGCCGGCGAGGTCTCCGCCGCCGACAAGGCGTTCTACACCGGCAAGGTGGCCGCCGCCCGGTTCTTCGCCCGCGAGGTGCTGCCCCGCATCGGCTCCGACCGGCGGATCATCGAGGGCGCCGACCTGGAGATCATGGACCTCCCGGAGGAGGCGTTCTGA
- a CDS encoding PP2C family protein-serine/threonine phosphatase, producing the protein MLSLVRTHAFQSGRGPLSPGSRAGVGAALGLLTIISAVELADGRAAHYVALMMAAPILAAAFASWRVVLGIGLVAAVLGASFALTEPTPSLVTAVDLAGIAFASGVAAAVAALRQRQGEQIAELSKLASVAQQAVLRPLGPQVGTLAVAARYISSTATAEIGGDLYEAIDTPYGVRMIIGDVRGKGLDAVRLASIVLGSYRHVAYERADLRAVVADLDRAVARNVGDEDFVTAAVVEERGGTLTIVNCGHPSPLLLRRGAVIPLEPPAPAPPLGFMPVVRPRVERLEPGDRLLLFTDGLGEARRDGEFFPTADRAWRLLGHGTVGDGLASLETALVEWVHGRLDDDIALVLMEYTGPPTGATVPVPSWEVGAAEA; encoded by the coding sequence ATGCTGTCCCTCGTACGCACGCATGCCTTCCAGTCGGGCCGTGGCCCGCTGAGTCCCGGATCCCGCGCCGGCGTCGGCGCGGCCCTCGGTCTGCTCACGATCATCTCGGCGGTGGAGCTGGCCGACGGCCGGGCGGCGCACTACGTGGCCCTGATGATGGCCGCCCCCATCCTGGCCGCCGCGTTCGCCTCCTGGCGGGTGGTGCTCGGGATCGGCCTGGTCGCCGCGGTGCTCGGGGCCAGTTTCGCGCTGACCGAACCCACCCCCTCGCTGGTCACCGCCGTCGACCTCGCCGGGATCGCCTTCGCCAGCGGGGTCGCGGCGGCGGTGGCGGCGCTGCGGCAGCGGCAGGGCGAGCAGATCGCCGAGTTGTCGAAGCTGGCGTCGGTCGCCCAGCAGGCGGTGCTGCGACCGCTCGGGCCGCAGGTGGGCACCCTCGCGGTGGCCGCCCGGTACATCTCGTCGACGGCTACCGCCGAGATCGGCGGCGACCTCTACGAGGCCATCGACACCCCGTACGGCGTCCGCATGATCATCGGGGACGTCCGGGGCAAGGGGCTGGACGCGGTCCGGCTGGCGAGCATCGTGCTGGGCTCGTACCGGCACGTCGCGTACGAGCGGGCCGACCTGCGCGCGGTGGTGGCCGACCTGGACCGGGCGGTGGCCCGCAACGTGGGCGACGAGGACTTCGTCACGGCGGCCGTGGTCGAGGAGCGGGGCGGCACGCTGACCATCGTCAACTGCGGCCACCCGTCACCGCTGCTGCTGCGCCGGGGCGCGGTGATCCCGCTGGAGCCGCCGGCGCCCGCCCCGCCGCTGGGGTTCATGCCGGTGGTGCGCCCCCGGGTGGAACGGCTGGAGCCCGGCGACCGGTTGCTGCTCTTCACCGACGGGCTCGGTGAGGCCCGGCGCGACGGTGAGTTCTTCCCGACCGCCGACCGGGCCTGGCGGCTGCTCGGGCACGGCACGGTCGGCGACGGCCTCGCCTCGCTGGAGACCGCGCTGGTGGAGTGGGTGCACGGGCGGCTGGACGACGACATCGCCCTGGTCCTGATGGAGTACACCGGCCCGCCCACCGGGGCGACCGTACCCGTGCCGAGCTGGGAGGTCGGCGCGGCGGAGGCGTGA
- a CDS encoding septal ring lytic transglycosylase RlpA family protein: MAGRHSRTRMFSSPAGIAATAAVGVVLAVGGTVGAVQLTSGEAAAPVVADTVPAAVSPSATSSPSATASPTASPSPTVTASPQATRSAQAASRSRTRTATPKPSATTTKAAPKSTVVDSGSCGASFYDEGQMTANGETFNPDALTAAHKTLPFNTRVRVTNPDNGRSVTVRINDRGPFIEGRCLDLSRAAFEAIASVSLGELTVKYEVLG, translated from the coding sequence GTGGCTGGTAGGCACTCCCGTACCCGCATGTTCTCCTCGCCGGCCGGCATCGCCGCCACCGCCGCCGTGGGTGTCGTGCTCGCCGTCGGCGGCACCGTGGGCGCCGTGCAACTGACCTCGGGCGAGGCGGCGGCCCCCGTCGTCGCCGACACCGTGCCGGCCGCGGTCAGCCCCAGCGCCACCAGTTCGCCGAGCGCCACCGCGTCCCCCACCGCCAGCCCGTCGCCGACCGTCACGGCCAGCCCGCAGGCCACCCGGTCCGCCCAGGCGGCCTCCCGGTCCAGGACCCGCACCGCCACGCCGAAGCCGAGCGCGACGACGACGAAGGCCGCTCCGAAGAGCACCGTGGTGGACAGCGGCTCGTGCGGCGCGTCCTTCTACGACGAGGGCCAGATGACGGCCAACGGCGAGACCTTCAACCCGGACGCGCTGACCGCCGCGCACAAGACGCTGCCCTTCAACACCCGGGTCCGGGTCACCAACCCGGACAACGGCAGGTCGGTGACCGTCCGCATCAACGACCGTGGCCCGTTCATCGAGGGACGCTGCCTCGACCTGTCCCGCGCCGCCTTCGAGGCCATCGCTTCCGTGAGCCTGGGCGAACTGACGGTGAAGTACGAGGTCCTCGGCTGA
- a CDS encoding phosphoribosyltransferase, with protein sequence MADELRRRLTELFRWVDPGPGSSHLVSDISGWWRDPQVLAGLGPALAAPFRDARPTVVVAPAVTGLMLGPLAATALGVGFAPAHKAGDGRLPAGPLTWSRSDPDFRGRQVDLAVMDRRLGPDDRVLAVDDWVATGAQLRAIREICAVRGATWLGASALVRDCPPEVSRELRLHGLLDAAQLPA encoded by the coding sequence ATGGCCGATGAGCTGCGCCGGCGTCTGACCGAGCTGTTCCGCTGGGTCGATCCGGGGCCGGGCAGCAGTCACCTGGTCAGCGACATCTCCGGCTGGTGGCGCGACCCGCAGGTGCTGGCCGGGCTCGGGCCGGCCCTGGCCGCGCCGTTCCGGGACGCCCGGCCGACCGTGGTGGTGGCCCCGGCCGTCACCGGGCTGATGCTCGGCCCGCTCGCCGCCACCGCCCTCGGGGTGGGCTTCGCGCCGGCACACAAGGCGGGCGACGGGCGACTGCCGGCCGGGCCGCTGACCTGGTCCCGGAGCGATCCCGACTTCCGCGGCCGCCAGGTGGACCTGGCCGTGATGGACCGGCGGCTCGGCCCGGACGACCGGGTGCTGGCGGTGGACGACTGGGTCGCCACCGGGGCGCAGCTGCGGGCGATCCGGGAGATCTGCGCCGTGCGGGGCGCCACCTGGCTCGGCGCCTCGGCCCTGGTGCGGGACTGCCCGCCCGAGGTGAGCCGGGAACTCCGCCTGCACGGGCTGCTCGACGCCGCCCAACTGCCCGCTTGA
- a CDS encoding questin oxidase family protein — protein sequence MAHGILDEAYRRLHRTGPEFEGWLSNHGPMAVEALVRHGHDRSVHRWLDDYLRRLDELPRGRGPIEDWREALGDPKPAGDWLAHFDRELRERPWREGLGTWWPRLLPGIAAGATHGVIRVGHAVRALREDGSSPDRVAELGQALGYWAARWQPVPGLRLDAASRPDGPEVATALASVPPDRRSHRRHPATAGAAVGRTRVGQGGGGAAPGADARRRGAGAGRAGAPGGAGLPAVRAREPGDAGARGDRAHGGAADPAGARSGALGAEPHRGVVGHCSGDRGVRPAARHGHPGRHARHPGGGVRPGRPARRRARGQAGRRRAGRARGDRATSGCSPPPATPAS from the coding sequence ATGGCCCACGGCATCCTGGACGAGGCGTACCGACGGCTGCACCGCACCGGCCCCGAGTTCGAGGGCTGGCTCTCCAACCACGGACCGATGGCGGTCGAGGCGCTGGTGCGGCACGGCCACGACCGGAGCGTGCACCGCTGGCTGGACGACTACCTGCGCCGGCTCGACGAACTGCCGCGCGGCCGGGGGCCGATCGAGGACTGGCGGGAGGCCCTCGGTGACCCGAAACCCGCCGGCGACTGGCTGGCCCACTTCGACCGGGAGTTGCGCGAGCGCCCCTGGCGCGAGGGGCTGGGCACCTGGTGGCCACGGCTGCTGCCCGGCATCGCGGCCGGCGCGACCCACGGCGTCATCCGGGTCGGCCACGCCGTCCGGGCGCTGCGCGAGGACGGTTCCAGCCCCGACCGGGTGGCCGAGCTGGGCCAGGCTCTCGGCTACTGGGCGGCCCGCTGGCAGCCGGTGCCGGGCCTGCGCCTCGACGCGGCGTCCCGCCCCGACGGTCCCGAGGTGGCCACCGCGCTGGCCTCGGTGCCGCCGGATCGACGATCGCACCGGCGGCATCCGGCAACGGCTGGCGCGGCTGTCGGGCGTACCCGGGTGGGACAGGGCGGTGGCGGCGCCGCGCCCGGCGCGGACGCCCGCCGACGTGGAGCGGGGGCTGGCCGCGCTGGTGCACCGGGCGGCGCTGGACTACCTGCGGTACGGGCACGAGAACCCGGTGATGCTGGTGCACGCGGTGACCGCGCCCACGGCGGTGCTGCGGACCCTGCCGGCGCTCGATCCGGCGCTCTGGGCGCCGAGCCTCACCGCGGCGTGGTCGGCCACTGCAGCGGTGACCGCGGTGTACGCCCCGCCGCGCGGCACGGCCATCCCGGTCGTCACGCCCGGCACCCCGGCGGAGGTGTTCGCCCGGGCCGCCCGGCACGGCGACGCGCACGTGGTCAAGCTGGCCGACGCCGTGCTGGACGCGCACGCGGGGACCGGGCGACGAGCGGGTGCTCGCCGCCGCCGGCTACGCCGGCCAGCTGA
- a CDS encoding alpha/beta fold hydrolase, with protein MADRRAVLIPGRGYDTRYPLFAYTGEALRRTGFDVHEITWAAPERFAPDRDGPAAAVGWVVGQVEQALGERTDLLVGKSLGSLAAPLAADRGLAAVWLTPLLHRPEVVEALARATAPVLLVGGTADPSWDGAVARRLTPHVLEVPDAHHGMLVPGPLARSAEVLGRVCTAVEEFVQISWPA; from the coding sequence ATGGCGGATCGGCGCGCGGTGCTCATCCCCGGCCGGGGCTACGACACCCGTTACCCGCTCTTCGCGTACACCGGCGAGGCGCTGCGGCGGACGGGCTTCGACGTCCACGAGATCACCTGGGCGGCGCCGGAGCGCTTCGCGCCTGACCGGGACGGCCCGGCCGCCGCCGTCGGGTGGGTCGTCGGGCAGGTCGAGCAGGCGCTGGGCGAGCGGACCGACCTGCTGGTCGGCAAGTCGCTCGGGTCGCTGGCCGCCCCGCTCGCCGCCGACCGGGGACTCGCCGCCGTCTGGCTGACCCCGCTGCTGCACCGGCCCGAGGTGGTCGAGGCGCTGGCCCGGGCCACCGCGCCGGTCCTGCTGGTCGGCGGCACCGCCGACCCCTCCTGGGACGGTGCCGTGGCGCGCCGGCTCACCCCGCACGTGCTGGAGGTCCCCGACGCCCACCACGGGATGCTGGTGCCCGGTCCGCTGGCCCGCTCGGCGGAGGTGCTGGGCCGGGTCTGCACCGCCGTGGAGGAGTTCGTTCAGATCAGCTGGCCGGCGTAG
- a CDS encoding ASCH domain-containing protein, with product MWPRIGGLRTLALGTPGQLRTNLNTLVLAGVKTATAALLTEYAEEGEELEHVGERLVLVDGVDALAGVVEITGVEVVRFADVPWDFARAEGEGDRSIEEWRAGHAAYWARVGTPVTDDTEIACLRIRLVSAGDGGVATGDLST from the coding sequence ATGTGGCCTCGGATCGGTGGACTGCGCACGCTCGCCCTCGGCACCCCGGGGCAGCTGCGGACCAACCTCAACACCCTGGTGCTGGCCGGGGTGAAGACGGCGACCGCCGCCCTGCTCACCGAGTACGCCGAGGAGGGCGAGGAGCTGGAGCACGTCGGCGAACGGCTCGTCCTGGTGGACGGCGTCGACGCCCTCGCCGGGGTCGTCGAAATCACCGGCGTCGAGGTGGTCCGCTTCGCCGACGTTCCGTGGGACTTCGCCCGCGCCGAGGGCGAGGGCGACCGCTCGATCGAGGAGTGGCGGGCGGGGCACGCCGCCTACTGGGCGCGCGTCGGCACCCCGGTCACCGACGACACCGAGATCGCCTGCCTGCGCATCCGGCTGGTCTCCGCCGGGGACGGCGGCGTCGCCACCGGAGACCTCAGCACCTGA
- a CDS encoding LLM class flavin-dependent oxidoreductase, whose protein sequence is MRIGIVILPDQRWSESQRRWRQADEWGFDHAWTYDHLGWRDLVDGPWFDSMATLTAAATVTSRIRLGTLVASPNFRHPAAFARQVTALDDVSAGRVLLGLGAGGIGFDSAVLGGETLPPRQRVDRFGEFTELLDLVLREDGVTWRGDWFAAVDARNNPGCVQQPRVPFVVAANGPRSMRLVARFGQGWVTTGTGEDDLTSWWDGVGQLCARLDQTLDAAGRDPATVDRYLSLDSAPAFSLSSADFFAEQVARAAALGFTDVITHWPRASSWYAGDEAVLVDVATRLLPELRTA, encoded by the coding sequence ATGCGGATTGGCATCGTGATCCTTCCCGACCAGCGCTGGTCGGAGTCGCAGCGCCGCTGGCGCCAGGCGGACGAGTGGGGCTTCGACCACGCCTGGACGTACGACCACCTGGGCTGGCGCGACCTCGTTGACGGCCCCTGGTTCGACTCCATGGCCACCCTGACCGCCGCCGCGACGGTGACCTCCCGGATCCGGCTCGGCACCCTGGTCGCCTCGCCCAACTTCCGGCACCCGGCGGCCTTCGCCCGGCAGGTCACCGCCCTCGACGACGTGTCGGCCGGCCGGGTGCTGCTCGGGCTCGGGGCGGGCGGCATCGGGTTCGACTCGGCGGTGCTGGGCGGCGAGACCCTGCCGCCCCGGCAGCGGGTGGACCGCTTCGGCGAGTTCACCGAGCTGCTCGACCTGGTGCTGCGGGAGGACGGCGTCACCTGGCGGGGTGACTGGTTCGCCGCGGTGGACGCGCGCAACAACCCGGGCTGTGTGCAACAGCCCCGGGTGCCGTTCGTGGTGGCCGCGAACGGTCCCCGGTCGATGCGGCTGGTGGCCCGCTTCGGGCAGGGCTGGGTCACCACCGGCACCGGCGAGGACGACCTGACGAGCTGGTGGGACGGGGTCGGGCAGCTCTGCGCCCGGCTGGACCAGACGCTGGACGCCGCCGGTCGGGACCCGGCCACAGTGGACCGCTACCTGTCGCTGGACTCGGCGCCGGCCTTCTCACTGAGCAGCGCCGACTTCTTCGCCGAGCAGGTGGCCCGGGCGGCGGCGCTCGGCTTCACCGACGTCATCACGCACTGGCCCCGGGCCAGCAGCTGGTACGCCGGCGACGAGGCGGTGCTGGTGGACGTCGCCACCCGCCTCCTGCCCGAGCTGCGCACCGCCTGA